The following are encoded in a window of Brevibacillus ruminantium genomic DNA:
- a CDS encoding amino acid ABC transporter permease — MDWSVVYNYRELLIRGFFNTILLTAVATLIGTLLGLFISLGKQSGKAWIRIPCSIYVELFRGTPMLVQILLIHFAVIPSIWEVFFPGQSSPEAIYSGMIALSLNAAAYIAEIFRAGIQSIDPGQMEAARSLGMTKGMAMRLIVIPQAFTRMLPALGNEFISLLKDSSLTAVIATPELNYAAMSIAKSTFERYPPYLTEAAIYLVLTLFLSRVVVRGLEKKYTPK, encoded by the coding sequence TTGGACTGGAGCGTCGTTTATAATTATCGAGAGTTGCTTATCCGAGGATTTTTCAACACGATACTGCTGACGGCGGTAGCTACTTTGATTGGTACACTTCTTGGGCTGTTTATTTCTTTGGGGAAACAGTCCGGCAAAGCCTGGATTCGTATACCTTGTTCCATCTATGTCGAACTGTTTCGCGGAACCCCGATGCTGGTCCAAATCCTTTTGATTCACTTTGCAGTCATTCCTTCCATTTGGGAGGTATTCTTTCCGGGGCAGAGCAGTCCGGAAGCCATTTATTCAGGTATGATCGCGTTATCCTTGAATGCGGCAGCCTATATCGCAGAGATTTTCCGTGCAGGAATACAATCGATTGATCCTGGGCAGATGGAGGCAGCTCGTTCCCTTGGGATGACCAAGGGGATGGCGATGAGACTGATCGTGATACCACAGGCGTTTACGAGGATGCTCCCTGCGCTGGGGAACGAGTTTATCTCCCTGCTGAAAGACTCGTCGCTCACGGCTGTTATCGCGACTCCGGAATTGAACTACGCGGCCATGAGCATCGCCAAGAGCACCTTCGAGCGCTATCCCCCGTACCTGACGGAAGCCGCCATTTATCTGGTCCTGACCCTTTTCTTGTCAAGAGTCGTGGTCAGGGGCCTGGAAAAGAAATATACCCCCAAATAA
- the hpf gene encoding ribosome hibernation-promoting factor, HPF/YfiA family, translated as MKFQIRGENIQVTAALREYVEKKVGRLAKYFEDSSLTEVQVTMSVIRGDGTIEVTIPLSGVILRAEETHEDMYAAIDLVVEKLERQIRKHKTKLIRKLRFESNNRAIGNARQPVAVLTQDLEDGDDVEIDIVRTKRFNLKPMDAHEAVMQMDMLGHSFFVFQNSDTNDVNVVYRRNDGRYGLIEPK; from the coding sequence ATGAAATTCCAAATTCGTGGAGAAAACATTCAAGTAACCGCAGCACTTCGAGAGTATGTAGAAAAGAAAGTGGGCCGTCTTGCTAAGTATTTTGAGGATTCCAGCCTCACAGAAGTACAAGTAACGATGAGTGTCATCAGAGGTGATGGGACCATCGAGGTAACCATTCCTCTCAGCGGGGTCATCCTTCGCGCAGAAGAAACGCACGAAGATATGTACGCCGCTATTGATCTAGTGGTAGAGAAGTTGGAAAGACAAATCCGCAAGCATAAGACCAAACTGATCCGCAAGCTTCGTTTCGAATCCAACAACAGGGCCATCGGAAATGCCCGCCAGCCAGTAGCCGTGCTGACGCAGGACCTGGAAGACGGGGACGACGTCGAAATCGATATCGTCCGCACAAAGCGCTTTAATCTGAAGCCGATGGATGCCCATGAAGCCGTCATGCAGATGGATATGCTAGGACATAGCTTCTTTGTATTCCAAAACAGCGACACAAATGATGTCAATGTAGTTTACCGCCGAAATGACGGGCGCTATGGATTGATTGAACCGAAATAA
- a CDS encoding YciI family protein: protein MYYVAMLTITDADLNAKIRPAHLDYINDLYKQGKVVMAGPFTDKKGGMVIYKASSEEEARELAEADPVIKEGARTLELREWGALEFPLG from the coding sequence ATGTACTACGTCGCAATGCTAACCATTACGGATGCGGATTTGAATGCAAAAATTCGCCCGGCCCACCTGGACTATATCAATGATTTGTACAAACAGGGCAAGGTCGTGATGGCAGGCCCGTTTACGGACAAAAAAGGCGGCATGGTAATTTACAAAGCTTCATCCGAAGAGGAAGCACGGGAACTGGCCGAAGCAGATCCGGTAATCAAAGAAGGAGCGCGGACGCTGGAACTGCGAGAGTGGGGCGCTCTGGAATTTCCTTTAGGATGA
- a CDS encoding HD-GYP domain-containing protein yields the protein MEEAKPSHSITGKTLAEDVYNENGLLLLPAGAVLHPSDIRLLSAHKVKQVFVANDDLIPDPPSPLLHWNEVQAAHEYMAAVQHTEELFIRIATGSIPPLHQFNQVFYPLLDDILQRHGVQRFIYVREGNAQYTYRHSLHVGILSALIGKLMGQSEEQIVFLGQAGLLHDVGKMMIPQEILVKPDSLTDDEYKIMKQHTKLGEYLIRNMDGADEMLALCALLHHERLDGSGYPEGRRQENIPFECQIVSVADVFDAICTDRVYRKGTSPFEAATILSDLAYAGKLNPQIVTPFIHYVIMLYVGTEAYLNSGERVEILLIHTDEPMRPLVRRKGEYLDLRQHRTLQIQSIIE from the coding sequence ATGGAAGAGGCAAAACCTTCGCATTCCATCACGGGGAAGACGCTGGCGGAAGACGTTTACAACGAAAACGGTCTTTTGCTCCTGCCGGCGGGCGCGGTCTTGCACCCAAGTGATATACGCTTACTCAGCGCTCACAAGGTCAAGCAGGTATTTGTGGCCAATGACGACCTTATACCAGACCCACCTTCTCCCTTGCTCCATTGGAACGAAGTACAAGCAGCTCACGAATATATGGCAGCCGTTCAACATACAGAAGAGTTATTTATCCGCATCGCTACCGGCTCCATTCCTCCTCTTCACCAATTTAATCAGGTGTTTTACCCCTTGCTGGACGATATCTTGCAGCGCCATGGCGTTCAACGCTTTATCTACGTAAGGGAAGGAAATGCCCAATACACGTACCGCCACTCCCTGCACGTCGGCATCCTTTCGGCCCTGATCGGCAAATTAATGGGGCAATCGGAGGAGCAGATCGTGTTTTTAGGCCAGGCCGGACTTTTGCATGATGTGGGAAAAATGATGATTCCCCAAGAGATCCTGGTCAAACCGGACAGCTTGACAGACGATGAGTATAAAATCATGAAACAGCACACCAAACTGGGAGAGTACCTCATTCGCAATATGGATGGAGCCGATGAAATGCTCGCCCTGTGTGCGTTGCTGCATCATGAGCGTTTGGATGGCTCAGGCTATCCGGAAGGACGCCGGCAAGAAAACATTCCATTTGAATGCCAGATTGTCAGTGTCGCCGACGTGTTTGACGCCATCTGTACAGACCGGGTCTATCGCAAAGGCACATCTCCCTTTGAAGCTGCGACCATTCTGTCCGATCTTGCCTACGCCGGTAAACTGAACCCGCAAATCGTCACTCCCTTTATCCACTACGTCATCATGCTGTATGTCGGCACAGAAGCTTATCTTAACTCTGGAGAGCGCGTCGAGATCCTTCTGATTCACACGGACGAGCCTATGCGCCCGTTGGTGCGTCGCAAAGGAGAATACCTGGATTTGCGTCAGCATCGCACCCTGCAGATCCAATCGATCATTGAATAA
- the secA2 gene encoding accessory Sec system translocase SecA2, whose translation MLGLVKKIFGDSNEREVKKMFKRVEKINALEPTVAALTDEQLREKTEEFKNRLAKGESLEDILNEAFAVVREASKRVLGMRHFDVQLIGGMVLQEGRIAEMKTGEGKTLVATLATYLNALQGKGVHVVTVNEYLAERDSTIMGQLYNFLGLSVGLNKTGLTAEEKRAAYYCDITYGTNNEFGFDYLRDNMVLYKEQMVQRPLYFAIIDEVDSILIDEARTPLIISGAANRTTELYYICAHFVKRLEQEKDYTVDEKLKIVTLSDEGVAKVEQAFNIENLYDTAHMTLNHHITAALKAQVLFKRDVDYVVQDGEVVIVDEFTGRLMVGRRYSEGLHQAIEAKEGLRVQSESMTLATITLQNYFRMYQKLSGMTGTAKTEEEEFKKIYGLDVVVIPTNKPVVRQDHPDLVFKTEAAKYRAVVNDIVERHKKGQPILVGTISIENSEMLSHLLKQKGVPHNVLNAKQHAREAEIIARAGQYGAVTIATNMAGRGTDIQLGEGVADLGGLHIIGTERHESRRIDNQLRGRAGRQGDPGSSQFFLSMQDELMRRFGADNIMNMMDRLGMEEDMPIESRLVTRAVESAQKRVEGSNFDARKVVLQYDDVMNQQRMVIYKQRRDILEQEALSDVVLPMIYSVVDRHVETFCPKEEVPEEWNLEGLVEAVNNGILHDETLTVNQLKGKEAEEITEFLKEEVLKQFKQREIEIGEMFREFEKVVVLRAVDSKWMDHIDAMEQLRQGIHLRAYGQNDPLREYQFEGYEMFQSMVAAVEEEVAMYIMKAEVSQNLERQEVIRGQAADQSQLQTSGPSERPVSETSGDADPKNRAQRRAEEQERRRQMKRGQ comes from the coding sequence ATGCTGGGACTCGTGAAAAAGATTTTTGGCGACAGCAATGAACGTGAAGTCAAAAAGATGTTCAAGCGCGTGGAAAAAATCAATGCGCTGGAGCCAACAGTAGCAGCACTCACGGACGAGCAACTGCGTGAGAAGACAGAGGAATTTAAAAATCGCCTGGCAAAGGGCGAATCATTGGAAGACATTCTGAACGAAGCGTTTGCGGTAGTGCGTGAAGCATCCAAACGGGTGCTGGGCATGCGCCACTTTGATGTGCAATTGATCGGTGGTATGGTCCTGCAGGAAGGCCGTATCGCCGAGATGAAGACAGGGGAGGGGAAAACCCTCGTCGCGACGCTGGCTACCTACCTGAACGCGCTTCAGGGCAAAGGGGTCCATGTCGTAACCGTGAACGAATATTTGGCTGAGCGTGACTCCACGATCATGGGACAGCTCTATAATTTCCTAGGTCTGAGTGTGGGACTGAACAAAACAGGACTGACCGCGGAGGAGAAACGAGCGGCTTACTATTGTGATATTACGTATGGGACCAACAACGAATTTGGCTTTGACTATCTCCGCGACAACATGGTGCTGTACAAAGAGCAGATGGTTCAGCGACCGCTCTACTTTGCCATCATTGACGAAGTGGACAGCATTTTGATTGACGAGGCGCGTACACCGCTGATCATCTCCGGTGCTGCGAACCGGACGACAGAGCTTTACTATATCTGCGCGCATTTTGTGAAGCGACTGGAGCAGGAAAAAGATTATACCGTCGATGAAAAGCTGAAAATCGTAACCCTGTCGGATGAAGGTGTCGCCAAGGTCGAACAGGCCTTTAACATCGAAAACCTGTACGATACGGCCCACATGACTCTCAACCATCACATTACTGCGGCACTGAAGGCTCAGGTCTTGTTTAAACGCGACGTAGACTATGTCGTTCAAGATGGCGAAGTTGTCATCGTTGACGAATTTACTGGCCGTCTGATGGTGGGACGCCGCTACAGCGAGGGTTTGCACCAGGCGATCGAAGCCAAAGAAGGCCTGCGGGTCCAAAGCGAGAGCATGACGCTGGCTACGATTACCCTGCAAAACTACTTCCGGATGTATCAGAAGCTCTCCGGTATGACCGGTACAGCCAAGACGGAAGAAGAAGAATTCAAGAAAATCTACGGATTGGACGTCGTGGTTATCCCGACGAACAAACCGGTTGTTCGACAAGACCATCCCGACCTTGTTTTCAAAACAGAAGCGGCCAAATACCGCGCTGTTGTGAATGACATCGTCGAGCGACATAAAAAAGGCCAGCCGATCCTCGTCGGTACCATTTCAATCGAAAACTCTGAGATGCTCTCCCATCTGCTGAAGCAAAAAGGTGTGCCGCACAACGTCCTGAACGCCAAGCAGCACGCCCGTGAAGCCGAGATTATCGCGCGCGCGGGTCAGTACGGTGCGGTTACGATCGCGACGAACATGGCTGGTCGCGGTACCGATATTCAGCTTGGAGAAGGTGTAGCGGATCTGGGCGGTCTGCATATCATCGGGACAGAGCGCCATGAGAGCCGCCGGATTGACAACCAGCTGCGCGGACGTGCTGGACGTCAGGGAGACCCGGGTTCTTCCCAGTTCTTCCTTTCCATGCAGGATGAGCTGATGCGCCGCTTTGGAGCGGACAACATCATGAACATGATGGACCGCCTCGGTATGGAAGAAGACATGCCGATTGAAAGCCGCCTGGTTACACGTGCGGTCGAATCCGCCCAGAAACGGGTGGAGGGCTCCAACTTTGACGCCCGTAAAGTGGTTCTGCAGTATGACGATGTGATGAACCAGCAGCGTATGGTCATCTACAAGCAACGCCGCGACATTTTGGAGCAGGAAGCGCTCAGCGATGTGGTACTGCCGATGATTTACAGTGTCGTCGACCGTCATGTCGAGACCTTCTGTCCGAAGGAAGAAGTGCCGGAGGAATGGAATCTGGAAGGCTTGGTCGAAGCGGTCAACAACGGAATCCTGCATGATGAAACCTTGACCGTCAATCAGCTGAAGGGCAAGGAAGCCGAGGAAATTACCGAATTCCTGAAGGAAGAGGTCCTCAAGCAATTCAAGCAGCGTGAGATTGAGATCGGTGAGATGTTCCGTGAATTTGAAAAGGTCGTTGTGCTGCGCGCTGTCGACAGCAAATGGATGGACCACATCGATGCTATGGAACAGCTTCGTCAGGGTATTCACCTGCGGGCTTACGGCCAGAACGATCCGCTGCGTGAATATCAATTCGAGGGCTATGAGATGTTCCAGTCGATGGTCGCTGCTGTAGAAGAAGAAGTGGCGATGTACATCATGAAAGCGGAAGTCAGCCAAAACCTGGAGCGTCAAGAAGTCATTCGCGGTCAGGCTGCCGATCAGTCCCAGCTGCAAACGTCCGGTCCATCCGAACGTCCAGTAAGCGAGACTTCGGGGGATGCCGACCCTAAAAACCGTGCACAGCGCCGGGCGGAGGAACAGGAACGCCGCCGTCAGATGAAGCGCGGTCAGTAA
- a CDS encoding basic amino acid ABC transporter substrate-binding protein, whose amino-acid sequence MKLRKKWWTSLILTVGVGLLVSACGSGGNQSATGGGTADKVYVVGTDAAYPPFQVLEADGKITGHDIDVLNAVAEAAGFKVEWKNTGWDPLFDGLDRGTVDIGISSITITDDRKKKYDFSEPYFEANQLILVAEDSPVNTLADLKGKKIGVQGATTGGEVVKKAFGDTYQGLKEYDDMPSAVDDFFNGRVEAVIGDNGVIQYYVKKIQDKKFKLIKDDSFEKENYGIMVKKGNTEIMNKINEGLKKIKENGKLEEIRNQYFGKE is encoded by the coding sequence ATGAAACTGAGGAAAAAATGGTGGACATCATTGATCCTGACTGTTGGCGTAGGGCTTTTGGTATCTGCCTGTGGATCGGGAGGGAACCAGTCTGCGACAGGAGGAGGCACAGCAGACAAGGTTTACGTCGTAGGCACAGATGCAGCTTATCCTCCATTTCAAGTGCTGGAGGCTGACGGCAAGATCACCGGACACGACATTGATGTCTTAAATGCGGTCGCCGAAGCAGCAGGCTTTAAGGTTGAATGGAAGAATACCGGTTGGGACCCGTTGTTTGATGGCCTGGACAGAGGGACCGTAGATATTGGGATCTCTTCCATCACGATAACTGATGACCGCAAAAAGAAGTATGATTTTTCTGAACCCTATTTTGAGGCCAATCAATTGATCCTGGTAGCGGAGGATTCACCCGTCAATACGCTGGCTGATCTGAAAGGCAAGAAAATTGGCGTTCAAGGTGCTACCACCGGCGGAGAAGTGGTGAAGAAAGCATTTGGCGATACGTATCAAGGTCTGAAGGAATACGATGACATGCCGTCTGCTGTTGATGATTTCTTTAATGGACGTGTGGAAGCCGTCATTGGAGACAACGGTGTCATTCAGTACTATGTGAAAAAAATCCAGGACAAAAAGTTTAAGCTGATCAAGGACGATTCCTTTGAGAAAGAGAATTACGGCATCATGGTGAAAAAAGGAAACACAGAAATCATGAACAAAATCAACGAGGGATTGAAGAAGATCAAGGAAAACGGAAAGCTGGAAGAAATTCGCAACCAGTACTTCGGTAAAGAGTAA
- the prfB gene encoding peptide chain release factor 2 (programmed frameshift) → MALIDIADIKQEMSSMAKRLADIRGSLDLPVKQERIGELEERMLAPDFWDDNDAAQKTISELNALKSLVETMVKLDSQYEDLQVMLELIIEEGDQSMILDLYNSTQELRKEFESFELELLLSDQYDKNNAILELHPGAGGTESQDWASMLLRMYTRWAEDSGFKVETLDYLPGDEAGVKSVTLLIKGHNAYGYLKSEKGVHRLVRISPFDSSGRRHTSFVSCNVLPEIEDDNEINIRSEDLKIDTYRSSGAGGQHINTTDSAVRITHLPTGIVVTCQTERSQIKNRERAMKMLMARLFEQKREEQEKALQAIQGEQKDIAWGSQIRSYVFHPYSLVKDHRTNVEIGNVQAVMDGEIDSFIDAYLRSQIDRPQ, encoded by the exons ATGGCATTAATTGATATTGCGGACATCAAACAAGAGATGTCAAGCATGGCTAAACGTTTAGCGGATATCAGGGGGTCTCTT GACCTCCCAGTAAAACAGGAGCGGATTGGTGAACTGGAAGAGCGCATGCTGGCCCCCGATTTTTGGGATGACAATGACGCTGCCCAGAAGACCATCAGCGAACTGAACGCATTGAAGAGCCTGGTAGAGACCATGGTCAAGCTGGATTCCCAATATGAAGACCTGCAGGTGATGTTGGAGCTGATCATCGAAGAAGGCGATCAATCGATGATTCTGGATCTGTACAACAGCACGCAGGAGCTGCGCAAGGAATTTGAAAGCTTCGAGCTGGAGCTGCTGCTCAGTGATCAGTACGATAAAAACAACGCGATTTTGGAGCTTCATCCGGGGGCCGGCGGGACCGAATCCCAGGATTGGGCTTCCATGCTGCTCCGCATGTATACCCGTTGGGCCGAGGACAGTGGCTTCAAGGTCGAAACGCTGGATTATCTGCCGGGAGACGAAGCGGGGGTCAAAAGCGTTACCCTTTTGATCAAGGGACACAATGCCTACGGCTACCTGAAATCAGAGAAAGGCGTTCATCGTCTGGTGCGGATATCCCCCTTTGATTCATCGGGACGCCGTCATACCTCCTTTGTGTCTTGCAACGTATTGCCCGAGATTGAGGATGACAATGAGATCAACATCCGTTCCGAGGATTTGAAGATAGATACCTATCGTTCCAGCGGAGCGGGTGGACAGCATATTAATACGACCGACTCTGCGGTTCGGATTACCCATTTGCCCACGGGAATTGTGGTCACCTGTCAAACCGAACGTTCGCAGATTAAAAACCGTGAGCGTGCGATGAAGATGCTGATGGCACGCCTTTTTGAACAAAAGCGCGAAGAGCAGGAAAAAGCCCTGCAAGCCATCCAGGGCGAGCAAAAGGATATCGCCTGGGGCAGCCAGATTCGCTCCTACGTGTTCCACCCTTACAGCCTGGTGAAGGATCATCGCACCAATGTGGAGATTGGAAATGTGCAAGCGGTGATGGACGGAGAGATTGATTCCTTTATTGATGCCTACCTGCGGTCACAAATCGACCGTCCACAATAA
- the cccB gene encoding cytochrome c551: MKRFPLTVLSAALVLLLGACGGGGKQAAPPPATTPPAGETAPSAPSGGYDAATAQTLFNSKCSSCHGQDLSGAVGPNLTKVGDRYTKEQILEILKNGKGGMPGGLVSGADADTVAAWLADKK; this comes from the coding sequence ATGAAGCGATTCCCATTAACTGTCCTTTCCGCTGCGCTTGTTCTGTTGCTGGGAGCTTGTGGAGGCGGCGGCAAACAAGCTGCACCGCCACCTGCGACGACACCACCAGCGGGCGAAACTGCTCCGAGTGCACCTTCGGGCGGATATGATGCTGCCACGGCACAAACCTTGTTCAACAGCAAATGTTCCAGCTGTCATGGGCAGGATCTTTCGGGTGCAGTCGGTCCCAATCTGACGAAGGTCGGAGATAGATACACCAAAGAGCAGATTCTGGAGATCCTGAAAAACGGGAAAGGCGGAATGCCCGGTGGTCTTGTATCCGGGGCAGACGCAGATACCGTAGCTGCGTGGCTTGCAGACAAAAAATAA
- a CDS encoding S8 family serine peptidase, which yields MKKTVNVLLSSTLVLGLAMSALSAVQTPIFAKGKETTYLIAYKNDIPSDFEERIEELGGSVETVVDEVGIVSVTSNDPNFLKNIKKDKTILAAEEELEVYLDQERPEAADGQPITDVPQPDWDDPDQNYHDLQWDIKRITNDFRSHDISKGNSRTVVGIIDTGLDFDHPDLRDNADEAGSRTFVPGTKDAWDQNGHGTHVAGSIAANGKVLGVGPDLTVRAYRVFGASGGAQQSWITNALVAAANDGVDVVNMSLGGWRWMAHNYGEKGESASMVAYKRAVQYAVKKGVTVVVAAGNDSRELGNLHDMQEYWKETYGLDIKGPSRVVPAQIPGVITVSSSNEWSTDKIAFYSNYGNPIDIAAPGGDNGPEYDRLYREDPKGDYLDKRDFHYRALSTYPTYLPPYFTSDLKGYAFMHGTSMAAPKVAGIAAVIKSENPKMKPNQIAALIYKTAEDYGKRGQDKLFGAGEANIYNALTE from the coding sequence ATGAAGAAAACCGTGAATGTTTTACTCAGTTCCACTTTGGTATTGGGGTTGGCGATGTCCGCCCTTTCAGCGGTACAGACGCCTATCTTTGCGAAAGGGAAGGAAACGACGTATCTCATCGCTTACAAAAATGATATTCCGAGCGATTTTGAGGAACGGATTGAAGAACTGGGAGGATCAGTGGAAACAGTTGTGGATGAAGTAGGGATTGTATCCGTTACTTCCAATGATCCGAACTTTTTGAAAAACATAAAAAAAGACAAAACCATTCTGGCGGCCGAAGAGGAGCTGGAGGTATATCTGGATCAGGAGAGACCGGAAGCGGCTGACGGCCAGCCGATCACAGATGTCCCGCAACCGGACTGGGATGATCCCGACCAGAACTACCATGATCTCCAGTGGGATATCAAACGGATTACCAATGACTTCCGCTCCCATGATATCAGTAAAGGCAACTCCCGCACCGTCGTCGGCATCATCGATACGGGTCTTGATTTTGACCATCCTGATTTACGGGATAATGCGGATGAGGCGGGCAGCCGGACTTTCGTGCCGGGAACAAAAGATGCGTGGGATCAAAATGGCCATGGAACACATGTGGCTGGATCGATCGCTGCCAATGGAAAGGTATTGGGAGTGGGGCCTGATCTGACAGTACGCGCCTACCGCGTATTTGGGGCGTCAGGAGGAGCGCAGCAGTCATGGATTACCAATGCACTGGTGGCCGCAGCCAATGACGGCGTCGATGTCGTAAACATGAGTCTCGGCGGCTGGCGCTGGATGGCTCATAACTACGGGGAAAAGGGAGAGTCCGCCTCTATGGTTGCATACAAGAGAGCGGTCCAATACGCCGTGAAAAAAGGCGTGACCGTCGTAGTAGCAGCCGGAAACGACTCGCGTGAGCTGGGGAACCTGCATGATATGCAGGAGTACTGGAAGGAAACCTACGGCCTGGATATCAAAGGACCCTCCCGCGTGGTGCCTGCCCAGATTCCGGGAGTGATTACCGTATCGTCTTCCAATGAATGGTCTACTGATAAAATCGCCTTCTATTCCAACTATGGAAACCCCATTGATATCGCTGCGCCAGGCGGGGACAACGGGCCGGAATACGACAGGCTGTACAGGGAAGATCCAAAGGGCGATTATCTCGACAAGCGAGACTTCCACTATCGCGCATTGTCCACTTACCCGACGTATCTTCCTCCATACTTTACCTCCGATTTGAAAGGCTATGCGTTCATGCATGGAACCTCCATGGCAGCGCCAAAAGTGGCCGGAATCGCTGCTGTGATCAAATCAGAGAATCCGAAGATGAAGCCAAATCAGATAGCGGCGTTGATCTACAAGACGGCAGAGGATTACGGCAAGCGTGGACAGGACAAGCTCTTCGGAGCAGGGGAAGCAAATATTTACAATGCACTGACCGAATGA
- a CDS encoding OmpA/MotB family protein: MHDERLYDEKELEKSWLISYSDLFTLLFVIILIVAAAHAAKLKVEMQEVKQEEAKQQENLQEVQESLDLLNIKKLELQRQVHELEARRSTLESLVDEKTGTEVLPKPAVPTEKGDDADRDMETVRTELSSALQELNIDYEETEEGLRVRLPAAILFRSGSADLQEEGKQVIGTVAKVLEHFSYRVRIEGYTDDMPIVHSVYRSNWELSSARAIAVMREMVDEHALAASRFTVAGWGEHKPLVDNSNAENRERNRRVEIVILAEKI; encoded by the coding sequence ATGCATGACGAGCGGCTGTACGACGAGAAAGAGCTGGAGAAAAGCTGGCTGATCAGCTATAGTGACTTGTTTACTCTCTTGTTTGTGATTATCCTGATCGTCGCAGCGGCCCATGCGGCCAAGCTGAAGGTAGAGATGCAGGAGGTCAAACAGGAGGAAGCAAAGCAGCAGGAAAACCTTCAGGAGGTGCAGGAAAGCCTCGATTTGCTCAACATCAAGAAGCTGGAGCTGCAGCGGCAGGTTCACGAGCTGGAGGCGCGGCGGTCGACCCTGGAATCGCTGGTTGATGAAAAAACGGGGACGGAGGTCCTGCCAAAACCGGCGGTGCCCACGGAAAAGGGGGACGACGCAGACCGCGATATGGAAACCGTGCGGACAGAGCTCTCTTCAGCCCTGCAAGAGCTGAATATCGACTATGAAGAAACGGAAGAAGGGCTGCGTGTGAGGCTGCCGGCCGCGATCCTGTTCCGCAGCGGGTCTGCCGATTTGCAGGAAGAGGGCAAGCAAGTAATCGGTACCGTAGCAAAGGTACTGGAGCACTTCTCTTACCGGGTGCGGATCGAAGGGTATACAGACGATATGCCGATTGTACATAGTGTGTACCGCTCCAATTGGGAGCTCTCCTCCGCCAGGGCGATCGCCGTGATGCGCGAGATGGTCGATGAGCATGCGCTGGCGGCTTCCCGCTTTACGGTAGCCGGTTGGGGCGAGCACAAGCCGTTGGTGGACAACTCCAATGCTGAAAATCGAGAGCGAAATCGGCGGGTGGAAATTGTCATTTTGGCAGAAAAAATATAA